Genomic segment of Cicer arietinum cultivar CDC Frontier isolate Library 1 unplaced genomic scaffold, Cicar.CDCFrontier_v2.0 Ca_scaffold_5756_v2.0, whole genome shotgun sequence:
ATTTCCTAAGATAATCCACTTCATACTCAAAATTGGCTATGTAAAGCATAGCTTCCACCCTTTTAAATGCAAAAGGTACATCAAGAACTGCCTTCAAAAATTTCTCAGCAGGACCAAGTTTGTTTGGAGAGTCATCTTTATGCTGCTTCAATTTGCGCTCTTCTTCCTTGGTCGGCGCCATTTTTAACAAGCTTTCAAGTAGTTCAGTTCCAAGTGTATCAGTAACACCTGTTAAAAGGcaaattgaaatatttactTGATCAAGAAAACTTTTAAAACACATTATAACAATTCACTTTCATGCAAAGAGAAAACATAGAGAGAGAATGCCATAAAGGGTCAATACAATAAAAGCTCTTTGTTTATATGATAAACCTTGAAAACCACATAACATGTCAATATACTAACCACGGCATTGATTTATGATGCACACATTTATGGTTTTGGTAACCAGAAATAGCAATAAAACAGAAGAACAAATTTGGCCACTAGCTTCATTCAagtgataatatatatatgtaataataataataacacctCCACCTAACTTCTTATACTAAACCAAAGCAAAAGATGTTTTCCAAATTAGTGTGGATATATCTCTATtgtttttcctttaaaaaatttcCATTGTATCAAACAAGTGTTTAAATACACAACTACTAATTGCATACCATTAACCAAAAATGATGCGTTAGTTTAGTAGCTAACATATCTAATCCAAAGGATTATGAAGAAACAAAAACAAGCAAGAATTTACATCGGTGTCGGCTTAACCACAACACCTAAGTAAGAAATTGTTCAACAACAGATCTAGTTCataattacaagaaaataaCTTGAGGGTAAAATACTTAAATAGTTAAGTTAAATACATACCTTCTAAAAGTGCTTCACACACTTCCTCTACAGTAACATTAACTGCTCGGAGCAAGATAGCAATGTTTTGAGACTTTTTAGGATCCAATACTCTATCCTCTTGATTTTGAGGGGCAAGAACTGAACGTGGTGTAGCATCCTTTGGTTTTGGATTTGGTGTGTTCACCACAAACAATGTTTCAATCATTTCCTCATTCAACCTGCCACATATATTCAATCTAAATCAGgccattttttatttcaaaaaacacaTATTGCAATATAGTACTACTACTAAACACCAGAATCATCAACTTCTTATAACTAACATTCCCTAAATAGAACAATACTACCGAAACTACATTggatgaaatataagcaaaaaaagtATTTGAATAGTTGATTTATTTGATCTTATATTTCATTCCAAAGGGAGTAACATTTCTCTATAATAATCTATAAAgtaatataagaaaaacatgAATGAACAGCATAACAATATGAAAATGGCGTGGTGATGAGAATTGAATTGAAACACTTACTTAAAAGAGCTGGACCTCAAATGATCCCAAACCATTTCACGATCAGAACTAGCCCTCACTTTATCCCAATGCAAAGGTTTCAACTTAGGTTTCAATGCCTCTTCGGAGTTCTCCTCGAAACTCGGTGGCAATTCAACAGGAGAAACCATTGCATTAGATGGAGTTTGCAACACAAAAGGCCTTGAAGGTGGCTTCAATTCCGGCGGCCTAGAGACCACAGGTTGACCGACAGGAGTTGTTGGAGAAGGTACTTCCCATTGTTTCCTTTGTCGCGGCAGCAccggtggtggtggtggtggtggtggcggAGGAGGAGGAGCTGCTGAAACACTAATAGAAGGTGTAATTGGTGTTGAAAGAACAGGAATTTCCCAATGTTTTCTTTGAGAAACAACACCATGTTGAATCAAAACAGTTGGTGTTTCACCAATTGGTGTTAAAAGGTCTGGAATCTCCCAATGCTTCCGAGAAGGTGGTGGTTGAGTAGTGTTCATCTCTCTCTCCGGCGATGAAAGTAATGTCGGTGAAAGTGGTAATGATGACAGTGGAGAATGTCTAAACCGATCTGAAACATCTGAAATAGTTGGAGACTGATCCAACCCATGATTGTTATGATGCTGTTGCATCATTGTAATTTTCTCCGGTGACGGCAAAGTAAACGCCGATGacgaagaagatgaagattttCTGCTAGAAGCATTTGATAATCTCGGTGATGAAGAAATCTTCGGAGATGAATTGCAAGACTGAGTCTTTTCAAGTTTAACGAAAGACCCATCTGGATTTTTTGTATGTGAAAGGTTGAGAGGTGATAAAGACGGTGACTGACATTCTCCGGCAAAGACTCTCTCCGGCGTTGAAGACAATGAAGAAGAAGACTGTAAGTTCCGGTTAGAAGAAGCTCTTGAAGACAACGAGCTTCTTCCCCCGTCGCTGCTGAGCAGTGGTTGTGTCGGTGGCGGTGGTGGTGACGGCGGAGAATGGTGGGTTAGTACATTTTCCGGCGATTTTAGTTGTGATCTTCTGGGGCTTATACTAACCGGAGGAGAGAGACTAATAGAGTGAGAACGATCAGGTGAAGCTGAAGAAGatgaataagaagaagaagtagTAGATTCAGTGCTACTTCTACCGACGAAATTCTCAGCTGAAATACCGGCGAAAACTCTCCGAGAACTTGATCCATTTCCTAAAGACCCTCTTGGTGAATAAAACTCTTCTTCGTCATCTTCAGCCGCCGGAGTAGTTTCATCGTGAATCCTCAAACCTTGTCGTAAAAGCGGTGGTAATGGTTGAAGCTCCGGCGAGTCCATTTTCCGAGGATTCAAACCACCACCAACAACACCACGAGGATCAGGTAAATCATCGCCGCGAGAGTTTACAATGGTACCGAGGTAAAGAAACTCTGAGCTTGTAGCAGAGACGTTTCTTGATTTGGTCGCGACACCGGCGCCGGCCTCGCGAGGAAAGAGACGAATGCTACTGTCGGATCTGAGTGTTTTATCATCTGAGGGGTAATTTTTACGGCGGCGGTGACAGTAGACATAAATGGAGATAGTGACGACGGCGACGGCGGCGATAACGGAGGCAATGGCGACGGCGAGGAGTTTGGAAGAAGATGATTTGTGTTTGGGGGTTTGAGGGAAGATAAGAGAAGAGATGTTAGCGGGGAAAGTAGCGTAGGAAGAAGGTgaaggtggtggtggtggtgaagTTGAGGGGTATGAAGGGAAAAAGGGGGTGTTAGTAGCATTAGGGGTAGTATTGGAAAATGGGTATTTTGGGTTTGGGTTTGGGTTTGGGTTTGGTGGTGATGGTGAAAGAGAAAGTGGTGGTGATGGGTTTGGAGGTTGAGAAGGTGGGAGTGTGTTTTGAGGGAGAAAGGGTTGGTGAAGGAATCTTCTTGGTTGAGATGATGAACAAGTTATTTGTGTGAAGAGGCAAGAGTAGAAGAACAAGATGATGAAGTTGCACATTGTGATGTTGTGATGTGTGTGTGTGtctcttttgtttttctctctctctctctcttgtgTTTCTAAAAGTGGAAATGGGTTTGTTGAGTGAGTGAGAGAGAGATAGAATGGGAGAGAGTAGAGTGATGAATTAAGGAGGAAAAGGAGATGAGAAAGAAGAGAGTGTGAAAAGGTTGAAAAGAATCAAATGAGAAATGGGGAAATCAAGATGGTAAAATTTGGGTAGTGCTGTGGATCCAGCTAAGATTCTGTTTTTCCCATCAAACACAATTATTTTAGACgtcatattttcatctttaaATCAAAAAcctatattattttcatataatttattgttataaaatattattaaaattatttattaagttaatttatattttaatgatttgataattaatttaaatttttaatttattcaaaaattaaagttaataatattttatgctTCTAAAAACTAatggtttttttcttctttcttttgtggcttgcaataaatttttttttaaaagcagcTTGCTACATACTGCATACACACCTACTCTCTTATTCATTTTCCTCGGTTACCTTTGATTTAATGAGTGTCCATTCGGAGGAGTACTTCGTAAGAAtaagaatatttaatttaatgttttattgTTCGTGTATTGCTGATAGATTTGTCTCAAGAATTTaggttttatttaataaaaaagtaacaattatttaaataagatTATGCTATTGAATTCATCGGAAGTTTAATTGGTAGGCCAacagtttaaaaatatgaaaattgtctTCGAATCTTCGACCAACAGTTAAATTAATCTCTTAATTTAAAGAATTGgtaaatatcttttattttgtttataaaaaattaaactaaataatattaataaataaataaaaaacaataaataaagaaaaatatatcaaattttaattaatcgtGTCCACCTAAATGTCCTTAAGTCACACATTTAGGAGGTCACCGAACTCGTCTAACTATTTGAACGACTtgatattgttttaatttatcatCATTTTGATCATGTTTCTCATCatcattttcaattattaaGAGTATATGCAACTAAAATCCTTGAGAATTTATGGGTAGATTAAACCTACTACCACACGTCTCCATATAATTTTAAGCTTTGGAGTTATACATGAAATCAAAAACAGCATAAGTCAACTTAAGGGGTTATATAAAATCTCATGTTTTGTCGAGTAATTGGGGGTTTGTATCTCTAGCAATGTCGGAACGTATACATGTGGTGGTGGACCATAATATGGAACTTATGCAGCGGTTTGTAGGTGCGGTGGTGGTGGAccataatatataaatgttttaTGTATGGTTCGGTATGTAAGTGAGGTGATGATGAAGACAATTTTGTGGTTTAGTGCATGGTTTATTCTTGTGGGATTGAGTGGACAAGAGAATATCTTGGTAGGTATAAACGTAGATCCCACAGATATTGCtcgacataaataaataatttattgtattgtctaaaccaatttatatattttgtattgtgGTGTAAAATACCTTCTACTAACTGACCTTGCAATACATGATTCTCACACACATTCCAATGTTTAATTTCTTACTTCCAAATTCAGTCCCAATTAACATCAATGTCACACCTCATGTCGACTTCATGGTAAATTTTCATGTCCTCTAGTGGTTGTGATATTTGTTGACGGAAGTCGAACTGAAGTGTAATCctatttttttgatattttccaACAATATGATAATAATGCAGATAGGTACATGCGGTTCGTGTGTTCATCTCTTTTTTGCAAACGTCGTGTTGAAGCCTGAAGTGCGGTCTCCAATAAAATTGAGatgtaaaaatatgataaaataactataagaagtataaaaaatatatatggttaaaaaatataaataaatgtgattactTTCTCCACCATCATGTGGTTGATTATTTTTCAGTATCTATCTATATTGCTATGAGAAACTTTATTGAGACCACTAGAGTCAGATTTgtcgaaaaaaattaaaaattagaaaagtataataaaattagtgacatattaagttgttaattttaaaaataagaaaagtataataaaatttgtttgcAATAGTTATTTTTATGCGAGTGGAACAACACTCTCCTATTGACATCACATCAGGTTTCTTAGCAAGACACATATCTCTATGAAGTGTTGTTAAAACTGTTGAACCAATTATATTGTGATGCTTTATTTAAATCACCAAAAGTgataaatattacaaatataCTCTATTGTTAGATTTGTCGGACATTAGTAGCCCTCCAATCATACATAAATGTATGCTCAATATGATACTTGTTTTTCTTCTACCGATGCATTTTCACCAACGCTGTCAAATGTTTCCTTAAGtcatttgaatttaataaaatataaatttttgttgatcTATTGGGTGGAATAACTCATAAGTAAGTTTGACAAACATCTCTAACATTCACAAAATTCGAACCACTGACAAATAAACCATAAACATTTAATCTTAAAAGGTAGTACATgtcttctaaagttattgtaTATTTGCTTATTGGAAGGTGAAACATATGATTTTCTGGTCTCCATCTCTCAACCATAGTAGTAATCAAACCGAAGTCTATTTTGTTGTTTCCAAGTTTGATCACTTCACCAAATCCAACTCCTTGCAAACATGGTAATATGGCATcatgtagttttttttattaacatgaTCATGATATTTCAATTTGTCCTTTAAGagtatctaaaataaataaaatataaaagtaaataaaacattgacttaaaaaaagtaaataaataaaatacttacaaatgTTTTTATGTATTGAATTTCAGATATGTGATTCATAGATAATTtcatgagaaaaataaaaactttaatagaGAACgctaatatataaattttggaagAAATAAATAGTTGTAATGGTGTGAAGAATGAAAGTGATTGTAATGTTTTTATAtagagatttttaaaataaactggACCAATATGAAGCCAAGAAAGACCAACACACATATCACCAAAATGCAACACAAGGTCGCATTCCCATATAGCAATTTCATTAGGAGGTCACATCTCCCCTTACAACCATTTACTCGATTTCCAATCCACCAGCTTTAATCTTGGTCGTTAAATCTAATTCACCAACGGCTAGAAATAGTACATTTAGGATCCTTGTGATTTGATATGGACCAATCAAATTATTCTATTAAAAATTTGATCTTGTATGTTCAATCTAATTCATCAATGGTTCTGAATAGTGCATTTAGGATCCTTGTGAATTTATTTCGACCAAttggttattttattaaaaattccaTCTTGTTCGTTCAATCCATATTATCAACGACTATGATTGGTGCATTATTATTCCTTGTGAGTTGGTTTCGATCAATCTGAAATTGTTTTATTATAGAATACACACAACCTcctactttttaattaatataattttcaattatttttttctataaaatttgacaCATTTTTAATGAACCTACGTACAAATACTACTGCAGTGAAATAGACATGTTAAACCGAGAGGCCATAAAATGGCTAAACATACCACGAGAAAATTGGTTAAAATGTTTGATGGAGATAGTCGTTGGGGTCACATGACAACCAACTTTGTTAAGTAAATCAATGGATTGTTAAAAGTCACACGCAATATTCCAATCACTGTTTTGGTCAAAATAACTTATTATAAGATAGAGACACTATTTTCAACAATGAGAAAACTACATGCAACGATTTTAGCTTATGGTCAGGTATACGCagaaaaatgtataatttttttaaaccagAAATACGTAAGTCCGATAGCCATAAAGTCAATAGTTTTGATCGGAGCAACCACGCTTTCATGGTCCACGAGACGTTAAATCTAAGAGAATGACGACTAATTGGTCATTTCAGTGTCAACATTCCTAACAGGTGATGTGACTGTAGGAAATATCAAGTTATAGATATGTCTTGTTCACATGTGATAGCAACATTTTCTAACATAAAGTATGATTTTTGAACGTTTATACCTGATGCATACAAGGTTGAAACGGTACTGATAGTCTACATTGAAACGTTCAAACTCCTATCAAACAAATGACATTGACACAAATATGAAGGTGTTATGGTGTATTACAATCCTCAAATGTGAAGAGTCAAAAAATGTCGTCCAAAAATTAAGCGCATTAGAACATAAATGGAAACCAcataaaaagtattaaaaaaagtgTGGATTATATCAGATCTCTGATCATAACAGAAAACATTGTTCAAACATTTAACTGCATTaactttgatgttttttttctctatataatataatttattggatttattaatataaattagtttttattattaaattttatgtattaattatactGTGTTTTTTTAGAGTTATTATTGTTGACCATATTGATCGTTATTTACattctttctttttaattagTTCGAAGGTCTTctttataatcaaataaaatgtttgcgatcattttaatattaatatagaCGTTATGTGCTTATGTAGCCACTATGAaccattcttttattttattaaaaaagaacgTTAGTGCCTTTAAAGAAATCATCCATAGTTCATCTTTTTGTCATTTGtatctttattttctttcccttcactaaattttgtatttcagaatttaaatttattgcATCAATTAAAGAACAATAAAAACTTTGATTTCAATTATATATCTCATATTTCATCACCTCCACTTTCTCTGAATCACCAATCACAATACCAATGAAGGCCAAGCACACGTTGGTGAAAACAATCTCAAACAAAAATCATACATCCGTCACAAAATCATTGTGGTGAATTCACATCATTCCTTCCATCTATACTCACTTATAATTTACTTCAAACCACATGAAAACCAACATTTTCTATGCACAACAGACCCAACATATTTAGAAGATTAAAACAACTTCTATATAGTAAGTccttttcaaataaaaatttaaataagactataaaaataaataggaaGGAGAAGTGAATAAAATAAGAGACTAATTTaaggttttttttctttctaattacTTCGAAATTCAAAAAGATTAGTTTAATTGGCTCAAATATTTTACATGTcagcaattttttaaaatttttcagaAAAACTAATTTTTCCTTTATATAAATTGTAAGCGACTAATTTGTGTATTAAATTTTGTCGGAGACTAAATTAGATCAAATTAAATCTTTAGtcttataaatatatatcaaaattacatATTGAGTTGATGAAAACCACTTTTGCATATGTGGAAAATTTGTTACGATTAGATTATAGTTGATTGAGTTAAGTCCCATTATTTTGTCTTTTCTAATAATGTTTTTTCttattagttaaaaattattgtgtataAAAAAACAACTTTTATTCGTCTTtatgttttcctttcttttaccacataataaaacaaaaaaatcaataatgaaTAAATGCGACAATGAATATTAAAGTGAAAAGATATATAAATGCGTTAAAGTTGGGGAAAGGATTGATGAAATGGAATTAACCATAAAGAATAAAGAAAAGGCTGAAAAGGGAAGCAACAAGCTTTGTTTAAAGAAGCACTTCCCGTTATATATTTTAGtgatctaataataataataatatgagtaAATATGAGAAAGTGGGTTATGAAGACATGAGAGTGACATGGCTTCTTATGATTTTTTGCTATATATGTTCATGTCGGTCGCCGAAAACGTTATGTCTCATTCTCATTCTAATTCTCACCCACCATGTCATAACACTCTCTTTAGGGAAATGTTTTTAACACAGAATTGGACATAATATAtctatacaattttttattttaatatattaaatatatatcgacaaaagaaatatattatatactgtcatttaattacaattattaAATACTGCTTGTTGATGATAATATATACatagtataaattataatgatattCTCATTATATAAACAACTataagtaaaagtaaaatagtaGAACGAGTATCCACCAAGAAAAATGATTAAATCCATCATTATGAAATTGTGCACTGCACATTACAATATAGCctaattattgaaaattattacAAGGACGTGACTTTTTTCCTATTCATTATGATGGCACACTGAATTATAGTGGTAAGCTATAATTATGATTTGATTGTGGTAAGCTGGAACATCTAATCACCTTACGTGAATATAGCAGTAACTAGTACTACTAACTAGTAAGCACTAAAATAATCaacatgattatttttttattatatttaattaatatgttcAATTACTTATACTTTTTGGAtggtttttattaataattaattatacttcatatttacaattttatttattatcactATATGTACTGTTACATATTTTATGTTCACGTACATGCAcgtaaattgaatttaaatacaTGTAAAAATTTTCAGTGAATAGAGAAAATATGTGAATAGTAAATTTGTGAGTATGCAAAAGAAGAAATGTGAGTAGCaaaattttaatacttattagtttatttgtgactttcttttaaaatagcaagtttttattaattttaacaaaagaaACTATCAATAGGCCCCAATGGACAATACTACCAATTTATTAGTTTGCCACCAACCCAACAATAAAATGGTGAGACATTAAAAGAGTTTCAAACAAGAAGTCTTGAATTCGATCTCAGATACTAACATAATTTAGTATAATCCAATTAATtactaacatttatttataaatagtatGTTAGaaaattattactaaaaatttgTCAAATACATTGTAAGGTCCATGTAGCTAAAATACTATGATCCTTTATAAAAATTAGTTGGCGTATTCCAACAAatcctaatatatatatatatatatattcaacagCAACTCGACTGGTTAGGTCATGTCGAATTCAATCTCAACTAGTTAGGTCTTACTCAACACCAACTCGACCATTCAGCTCATGTCAAGCTTAGTTCAACCATCCAGGTTATATCTAGCTCAGCTCCACTTTTCAACTCATGTCAAGTTCAGTTTCACCATTCAGTTCATACCTAACTCGTGCTCTAACTTAGCTCCACAGTTCAGCTCATGCCTAGCTCAACTCCATTCAAATCATGTCTAAATCAGCTCTACCATTTAAAGTATACCTAATTCAGCTTGTCTATTTAGATCATGTTGAgcttcatcataatcaattacaCCAAAATCATCCTCAATTCAATTACACAAGTCAATATAACACCAAGTTACCTATTGAgataaaatctcaaattaaatgttttgatgatataCAAATCAAGTTAATTAatcttctaattatgattctaaacaTTTATTAGTATTTAACGTGTGTTCTAAAGTGATTAAATCAAATATAGGTTTCCATCATAACaaagatcaaataaaaaaaaatatataaagtcaAACTCTGATCTATTGAGCAGAAACAAATAATCAAGAACGATATTGTTTTCGCAACAtctaaccaagaatgttcttgacttctaaaagaataaatttttttttctagaaatCAAAATCTAACTTGGTTGCAATGATAAATTCAAGTGCATGTCAAAATCACCAGAAACTGTCAAGAATAATCAAAACTGAATACTCAAGGGACTATGGACAGATTCAAGAACTCACAATGTCAAAGCAAGTGACTTAAACAAATAATGCAAAAACTCGTTATTTCCACTGGGTGGATATGGGGTgagaaggtcgtgaggtagcaCCATCGGTAATGATAATGACTGGGGTGTTACAATAAAAGACGCCTTTTATTGTAATACCTCAACCATTACCGTTACCCGTAATGTTACCTCACAACCTTCTCGCCCCTATCCACCTAGTGGAAATAGCGAATTTTTGTCTTATGTGGAATTGTCCGGTACCTGGGAGATAAGTATTGCTTGCACATAGTCTCACTATCAATTGATCCAGTAGCTCAATTGGTTGTGGGACTGTGTGGATGCGGTACTTATCTCCCAAGTACCGGACTTAAATCCCACAGAAGGCAAAAACTCGTTATTTCCACGGGATGGATAAGGGTGAGAAAGTTGTGAGTAGCGCTGCCAGTAACAGAACAGAAACAAGCAACTGCACAAATTagaaacggagaatgttctgaaGATCAGCAAGAACAATCTTCGATAATTTCCATCACATGGCTATTTACTCATAGACTTTACAGCTTGTCTTCCAACGGCTATATGAGTTGACCCATACCTTCAAGTAGCCTACAAAAAGAACCTCAAGACAATAGAAACATCATTAGCTCATAGTGCAAACAAATCATTCATTAAAATCATCATTCTTGAGAAATATTAGCTAAAATATCGAGAAAGGCTCCAGTTCTATTTCATTAGATTCAAGAATCATTTTTCTCTAAGTCTAACAACATCAAACtaaaactcaaacaagtgtcgAGTAAAGGTTGATTCATTAAGTCCTTCTTAAATCATTTTGATACTCAAAACTAGTCATAGTGTGAGTATAGTTGAAAAATCCTTTTGTGTTTAAAAGGTAACTTGTAATTACTCTTCTAGACTGAAGAGTAAATCCGTGTAAAAAATCtttcaaatgttgaaagataaACTGTTGTAACTGATCAAGGTTGATTTTGAACGTTGGTGGAAAAAGCAAGAGCATTCTTGTTTGAACACTTTAGTGAAAAAGTTCACAAACTGTGAGGATTGAACGTAACCCATTTTTGAGTGATCCATAATGTAT
This window contains:
- the LOC101490813 gene encoding formin-like protein 1 — encoded protein: MCNFIILFFYSCLFTQITCSSSQPRRFLHQPFLPQNTLPPSQPPNPSPPLSLSPSPPNPNPNPNPKYPFSNTTPNATNTPFFPSYPSTSPPPPPSPSSYATFPANISSLIFPQTPKHKSSSSKLLAVAIASVIAAVAVVTISIYVYCHRRRKNYPSDDKTLRSDSSIRLFPREAGAGVATKSRNVSATSSEFLYLGTIVNSRGDDLPDPRGVVGGGLNPRKMDSPELQPLPPLLRQGLRIHDETTPAAEDDEEEFYSPRGSLGNGSSSRRVFAGISAENFVGRSSTESTTSSSYSSSSASPDRSHSISLSPPVSISPRRSQLKSPENVLTHHSPPSPPPPPTQPLLSSDGGRSSLSSRASSNRNLQSSSSLSSTPERVFAGECQSPSLSPLNLSHTKNPDGSFVKLEKTQSCNSSPKISSSPRLSNASSRKSSSSSSSAFTLPSPEKITMMQQHHNNHGLDQSPTISDVSDRFRHSPLSSLPLSPTLLSSPEREMNTTQPPPSRKHWEIPDLLTPIGETPTVLIQHGVVSQRKHWEIPVLSTPITPSISVSAAPPPPPPPPPPPPVLPRQRKQWEVPSPTTPVGQPVVSRPPELKPPSRPFVLQTPSNAMVSPVELPPSFEENSEEALKPKLKPLHWDKVRASSDREMVWDHLRSSSFKLNEEMIETLFVVNTPNPKPKDATPRSVLAPQNQEDRVLDPKKSQNIAILLRAVNVTVEEVCEALLEGVTDTLGTELLESLLKMAPTKEEERKLKQHKDDSPNKLGPAEKFLKAVLDVPFAFKRVEAMLYIANFEYEVDYLR